GTGTCTTATCGCTTGTTATTGAATGGGCTATCGAGCACCGCACAGAGTTGTTTGATAATTGGCATAAGTCTGAACAGCACTTGCCACTTAATTCTATTGCCCCGTTGGAGTGAGTCATGATTGCGCGTATGACTAAAGTTGAAGCACGTTCTGATTATAAGTTGTATGTTGAATTTGATGACGGTACATCTGGCGAAATTTCACTTGCTAGTAGCTTATGGGGCCCGGTATTTGAGCCTCTTAAAAATACACAAATGTTTGCGCAGGTTAAGTTAGACAATTATGGTGCGCCATTTTGGCCATGTGGTGTCGATGTAGCACCAGATGCAATTTATAATACTCTAAAACGTCGATAAATTAGCCAGAACTGACATACTTATGCAACCAGTAAGTATAGGCCCAGTAAGTATAGGCCCAATCAGACCGGTGCCTGGCACTCGACGTAATGGGCCATTGATGCGGCAGTAGTTTAAATTATATACTTGCACGCATCACCGGCGGCCTTTTTAATCAGTTAAAAATTATCACAACTTACTTTCATCAAAACGTTTTTCAACTTGTTCTGCATGAGCAAAGGCATTATCGCGATGACTTTCGCCCAGGTGTGCTAATTCATCAAGCATTTTTAAACATTTTTGATATTGCTTCTTTAAGTAATTTACGGCGTTTTGGTAAT
The sequence above is a segment of the Deltaproteobacteria bacterium genome. Coding sequences within it:
- a CDS encoding DUF2442 domain-containing protein — translated: MARMTKVEARSDYKLYVEFDDGTSGEISLASSLWGPVFEPLKNTQMFAQVKLDNYGAPFWPCGVDVAPDAIYNTLKRR